The Salinibaculum sp. SYNS191 genome has a window encoding:
- a CDS encoding WD40/YVTN/BNR-like repeat-containing protein, whose product MPTLYAALDDRLLVVRGGTDGWRATAALGGHRFECVAAASDAPERVFAGTVEAGLQRSTDGGETWESVGGFDDRVTAVTVSPHDPGVVWVGTEPSAVYRSADAGATFAPCSDLTTLPSAERWSYPPRSHTHHVRWISINPHDPTHVYVAVEAGAFLRSLDGGETWTDHPEGGRRDNHTLAVHPDAPCRVYTAAGDGYAETPDCGDTWEYPDEGLDHRYVWGLAVDAGDPETVVVSASDGARSAHWLDSAEAYVYRRDGDSDRWSLAMDGLPDPEGTTRATLAAGDPCEFYALTNRGLFHSTDAARSWDRLDVDWPEEPQQVGWGLAVV is encoded by the coding sequence ATGCCAACACTCTACGCAGCGCTCGACGACCGCCTGCTCGTCGTCCGCGGGGGGACCGACGGCTGGCGGGCCACGGCCGCGCTCGGCGGCCACCGGTTCGAGTGCGTCGCGGCCGCGTCCGATGCCCCCGAGCGGGTCTTCGCCGGCACCGTCGAGGCCGGCCTGCAGCGCAGCACCGACGGCGGCGAGACCTGGGAGTCCGTCGGCGGGTTCGACGACCGCGTGACGGCGGTCACGGTCAGCCCGCACGACCCCGGGGTAGTGTGGGTCGGCACCGAACCCAGCGCCGTCTACCGCTCGGCCGACGCCGGGGCGACGTTCGCGCCCTGCAGCGACCTGACGACGTTGCCCTCCGCCGAGCGCTGGTCGTACCCGCCGCGGTCGCACACCCACCACGTCCGCTGGATTTCTATCAACCCCCACGACCCGACGCACGTCTACGTCGCCGTCGAGGCCGGCGCCTTCCTCCGGTCGCTCGACGGCGGCGAGACGTGGACGGACCACCCCGAGGGCGGCCGGCGGGACAACCACACGCTGGCGGTCCACCCCGACGCCCCCTGCCGGGTCTACACGGCCGCCGGCGACGGCTACGCCGAGACGCCCGACTGCGGCGACACCTGGGAGTACCCCGACGAGGGGCTGGACCACCGCTACGTCTGGGGGCTGGCCGTCGACGCCGGCGACCCGGAGACGGTCGTCGTCTCCGCGTCCGACGGCGCCCGCAGCGCCCACTGGCTCGACAGCGCCGAGGCGTACGTCTACCGCCGCGACGGCGACAGCGACCGCTGGTCCCTTGCGATGGACGGCCTACCGGACCCCGAGGGGACGACGCGGGCCACCCTCGCGGCCGGCGACCCCTGCGAGTTCTACGCGCTGACGAACCGCGGGCTCTTCCACAGCACCGACGCCGCCCGCTCGTGGGACCGCCTCGACGTCGACTGGCCCGAGGAGCCCCAGCAGGTCGGGTGGGGACTGGCGGTCGTCTGA
- a CDS encoding proteasome assembly chaperone family protein, whose amino-acid sequence MAHIETHTSIDLDAPMLVEGLPGVGLVGKLAADHLVTEFDMTYYATCHCEGLPRVAIYEEGDHAVRPPVRIYADERRDLLALQSDVPVSPNIATEFATCVTGWLADNDVTPVYLSGLAEEKDGVPEMYGVGTGDGGALLDEYDIGPPTESGMVSGPTGALIAEASEQGLGGVGLVVQASAQFPDPEAARVLLTKGIEPLAGIDVDTDKLVEQADRVAEARERLAKQMQEAEEESTRARPLGMYQ is encoded by the coding sequence ATGGCACACATCGAGACGCACACGTCGATAGACCTCGACGCGCCGATGCTGGTGGAGGGACTGCCCGGCGTCGGACTGGTGGGGAAACTGGCCGCCGACCACCTGGTCACGGAGTTCGACATGACCTACTACGCCACCTGTCACTGCGAGGGGTTGCCCCGCGTGGCGATATACGAGGAGGGCGACCACGCCGTCCGGCCGCCGGTACGCATCTACGCCGACGAGCGCCGCGACCTGCTGGCACTCCAGAGCGACGTCCCCGTCTCGCCCAACATCGCGACCGAGTTCGCGACCTGCGTCACCGGGTGGCTGGCCGACAACGACGTGACGCCGGTGTACCTGAGCGGACTCGCGGAGGAGAAAGACGGCGTACCCGAGATGTACGGCGTCGGCACCGGCGACGGCGGGGCGCTGCTCGACGAGTACGACATCGGCCCGCCGACCGAGAGCGGGATGGTCAGCGGCCCCACCGGCGCACTCATCGCCGAGGCCAGCGAGCAAGGCCTCGGCGGCGTGGGGCTCGTCGTGCAGGCGAGCGCCCAGTTCCCGGACCCCGAGGCCGCGCGGGTCCTGCTGACGAAGGGCATCGAACCGCTTGCCGGCATCGACGTCGACACCGACAAACTCGTCGAGCAGGCCGACCGCGTCGCCGAGGCCCGCGAACGCCTCGCCAAGCAGATGCAGGAGGCCGAGGAGGAGTCCACCCGCGCGCGGCCGCTGGGGATGTACCAATAG
- a CDS encoding ABC transporter ATP-binding protein gives MPEPAVALRSLTKHYGEVVGIEDLTLTVDHGEAFGFLGPNGAGKSTAIRTLLGFQSPTSGEARVLGTDVTDRRAFTETKRRIGHLPSDFDFYGGATGSSLLDYYGQLKGDDRREEMLARFPVPVDRAVRTYSRGNRQKLAIVQAFMHDPDLLVMDEPTTGLDPMVQHEFRRLLETERDRGKTVVFSSHILGDVGDVCDRVAIVRNGRLVELDSVSALLARAGKLVRAEFDGPPDPAAFDIDGVSDVRVTDEGVLELVVADNYGTVLDRLNRGDLRDVEIREADIEEVFMHYYEGEVPA, from the coding sequence GTGCCCGAACCAGCCGTGGCGCTGCGCTCGCTGACGAAGCACTACGGGGAGGTGGTCGGCATCGAGGACCTGACGCTGACCGTCGACCACGGCGAGGCCTTCGGGTTTCTCGGGCCGAACGGGGCCGGCAAGTCCACGGCCATCCGGACGCTGCTCGGCTTCCAGTCCCCGACGAGCGGCGAGGCCCGGGTGCTGGGGACCGACGTGACCGACCGCCGTGCGTTCACCGAGACCAAGCGGCGCATCGGCCACCTGCCGAGCGACTTCGACTTCTACGGCGGCGCGACCGGGTCGTCGCTGCTGGACTACTACGGGCAACTCAAGGGCGACGACCGCCGCGAGGAGATGCTCGCGCGCTTTCCGGTCCCCGTCGACCGGGCGGTCCGGACCTACTCGCGCGGCAACAGGCAGAAACTCGCCATCGTCCAGGCGTTCATGCACGACCCGGACCTCCTCGTGATGGACGAGCCCACGACCGGCCTCGACCCGATGGTGCAACACGAGTTCCGCAGGCTCCTCGAAACCGAGCGCGACAGGGGCAAGACCGTCGTCTTCTCCTCGCACATCCTCGGCGACGTCGGCGACGTCTGCGACCGGGTCGCCATCGTCCGCAACGGCCGGCTGGTCGAACTCGACTCGGTGTCCGCGCTCCTGGCCCGGGCGGGAAAACTGGTCCGCGCGGAGTTCGACGGCCCGCCCGACCCCGCCGCGTTCGACATCGACGGGGTCAGCGACGTCCGCGTGACCGACGAGGGGGTGCTCGAACTGGTGGTGGCCGACAACTACGGGACGGTGCTGGACCGGCTGAACCGCGGCGACCTCCGGGACGTGGAGATACGCGAGGCCGACATCGAGGAGGTGTTCATGCACTACTACGAGGGGGAGGTCCCGGCGTGA
- a CDS encoding ABC transporter permease subunit: protein MTSTLDVLAFESWRRVRSVLVLSAVLGLLALLTVGLFPTLEGASEALETALDSLPEETRRAVVGNVDTITTIEGYLVSQFYQFAWLLLLGVYYAYAGASLVAGEVEHGSIEFLLIVPLSRSSIVVGKFLALLPSILAVNVLTMAIVDLSLVSIGETVDQVHLAMVHGFSIPYLLACAGVGLLVSVRFDETRRAQTLAIGAIFAMFIVDNLTFDTDFEWLGAVAFSRYYDPGELLVDGVVDLADVAALVVAVVACVVVAAELFERRDIAT, encoded by the coding sequence GTGACCAGCACGCTCGACGTGCTGGCCTTCGAGTCCTGGCGGCGAGTCCGGAGCGTGCTGGTGCTGTCGGCCGTCCTCGGCCTTCTCGCGTTGCTGACGGTGGGGCTGTTCCCGACACTGGAGGGGGCCAGCGAGGCCCTGGAGACGGCCCTCGACTCGCTCCCCGAGGAGACCCGCCGGGCCGTCGTGGGCAACGTCGACACCATCACCACCATCGAGGGGTATCTGGTCTCGCAGTTCTACCAGTTCGCCTGGCTGCTCCTGCTCGGCGTCTACTACGCCTACGCGGGGGCGTCGCTCGTCGCCGGCGAGGTCGAGCACGGCTCCATCGAGTTCCTCCTCATCGTGCCGCTGTCCCGGTCCAGCATCGTCGTCGGCAAGTTCCTCGCCCTGCTCCCGAGCATCCTCGCGGTCAACGTCCTGACCATGGCAATCGTCGACCTCTCGCTGGTCTCCATCGGCGAGACCGTCGACCAGGTGCACCTGGCGATGGTCCACGGTTTCTCGATTCCCTATCTCCTCGCCTGTGCGGGCGTCGGACTCCTCGTCTCGGTGCGCTTCGACGAGACCCGCCGGGCGCAGACGCTCGCCATCGGGGCCATCTTCGCCATGTTCATCGTCGACAACCTCACCTTCGACACCGACTTCGAGTGGCTCGGCGCGGTCGCGTTCTCGCGGTACTACGACCCGGGAGAGCTTCTCGTCGACGGCGTCGTCGACCTGGCGGACGTCGCCGCGCTGGTCGTGGCCGTCGTGGCCTGCGTCGTCGTCGCCGCCGAACTGTTCGAGCGCCGGGACATCGCGACCTGA
- a CDS encoding YeeE/YedE family protein yields MSASDRHPLFLPVVFVGGLVFGAGLALSKMARPEIVLDFLQFEDFGLLLVMGGAAVTTGVVFALVEYRGGRAPLTGQDYGRRLKSFDRNVIVGGSIFGVGWGLSGICPGAAYASLGIGNVPILWAIGGMFLGAYVQGYVRASRADGAGTGSTEVADD; encoded by the coding sequence ATGAGCGCGAGCGACCGCCACCCCCTCTTTCTGCCCGTCGTGTTCGTCGGCGGGCTGGTCTTCGGGGCCGGGCTGGCACTGAGCAAGATGGCACGGCCGGAAATCGTGCTGGACTTCCTCCAGTTCGAGGACTTCGGCCTCCTGCTGGTGATGGGCGGTGCGGCCGTCACGACCGGCGTCGTCTTCGCCCTCGTCGAGTACCGCGGCGGCCGCGCGCCGCTGACCGGACAGGACTACGGGCGACGCCTGAAGTCCTTCGACCGGAACGTGATCGTCGGCGGGAGCATCTTCGGCGTGGGCTGGGGGCTGTCGGGCATCTGTCCCGGCGCGGCCTACGCCAGCCTCGGCATCGGCAACGTCCCCATCCTGTGGGCCATCGGCGGGATGTTCCTCGGCGCGTACGTCCAGGGCTACGTGCGTGCCAGCAGGGCCGACGGCGCCGGAACCGGCTCAACGGAGGTCGCCGACGACTGA
- a CDS encoding helix-turn-helix domain-containing protein: protein MAQSLQKMLQSDMKCEGLLECFHGLTELDRAVFETLVTSEEPMTVDEVAEQVDRERSTAYRAVKRLEEAGFLEREQRTYEGGGYYHVFRPADPDVVADEMQRMLNDWYAQMGQLIGEFREKYSERADVPT, encoded by the coding sequence ATGGCACAATCGCTGCAGAAGATGCTGCAGTCGGACATGAAATGCGAGGGGCTGCTGGAGTGTTTCCACGGTCTGACCGAACTCGACCGCGCCGTGTTCGAGACGCTCGTGACGAGCGAGGAGCCGATGACCGTCGACGAAGTGGCCGAACAGGTTGACCGCGAGCGCTCGACGGCCTACCGGGCGGTCAAGCGCCTGGAGGAGGCCGGCTTCCTCGAACGCGAACAGCGGACCTACGAGGGCGGCGGCTACTACCACGTCTTCCGGCCCGCCGACCCGGACGTCGTCGCGGACGAGATGCAACGCATGCTCAACGACTGGTACGCACAGATGGGACAGCTCATCGGCGAATTCAGGGAGAAATACAGCGAACGTGCAGACGTCCCCACCTGA
- a CDS encoding metal-dependent hydrolase, which translates to MMVFTHVLVGVLVGALAAPASPGLTAELVGAGLVGGLLPDLDMLFVHRKTLHFPVLYALAAVVLGVVVLVTGSGAAAVLCVAALAAALHCAMDTLGGGKEMRPWRETDERAVYNHVAGEWVRPRRLFYDGSLPDLALSVGTGAGTLWLLPGQFTTPVLVLVGFAVVYTGLRRTVTELISEEYTTFSGYIQSKLR; encoded by the coding sequence ATGATGGTCTTCACCCACGTGCTCGTCGGCGTCCTCGTCGGGGCACTCGCCGCGCCCGCCTCGCCGGGTCTGACGGCCGAACTCGTGGGTGCGGGGCTCGTCGGCGGGTTGTTGCCGGACCTGGACATGCTCTTCGTCCACCGGAAGACGCTGCACTTTCCGGTGCTCTACGCGCTCGCTGCCGTGGTTCTGGGCGTCGTGGTGCTCGTGACTGGTTCGGGAGCGGCGGCGGTCCTGTGCGTGGCCGCACTCGCGGCGGCCCTCCACTGCGCGATGGACACGCTCGGCGGCGGGAAGGAGATGCGGCCGTGGCGCGAAACCGACGAGCGAGCGGTCTACAACCACGTCGCCGGGGAGTGGGTCCGCCCCCGACGGCTCTTCTACGACGGGTCGCTGCCGGACCTCGCGCTGTCCGTCGGGACCGGAGCCGGAACCCTCTGGTTGCTGCCCGGGCAGTTCACGACGCCGGTGCTGGTGCTGGTCGGCTTCGCCGTCGTCTACACCGGTCTGCGACGGACTGTCACCGAGCTGATATCGGAGGAGTACACGACCTTCTCCGGGTACATCCAGAGCAAGCTCCGGTAG
- a CDS encoding DUF7122 family protein: MNDSHRFDRLPATADEREVEGRATREEVLTWWEDRFGVDPAVFADYTFWERGSGKVWALRGAEPTPVDIEGLGITFMRTRQEHWKPTLTAVQRFGGHATANVVHLTREQAATFMAGEDQEHDWDGDWGYLVVTADVAGEPEPLGVGLYVYGELRSQVPKGRRRDL; the protein is encoded by the coding sequence ATGAACGACAGTCACCGCTTCGACCGCCTGCCGGCCACCGCGGACGAGCGGGAGGTCGAGGGCCGGGCGACTCGCGAGGAAGTGCTGACGTGGTGGGAGGACCGCTTCGGCGTCGACCCCGCCGTCTTCGCCGACTACACCTTCTGGGAGCGCGGCAGCGGCAAGGTCTGGGCGCTGCGGGGCGCGGAGCCGACGCCGGTCGACATCGAGGGCCTGGGCATCACCTTCATGCGGACCCGTCAGGAGCACTGGAAGCCGACGCTGACCGCGGTCCAGCGCTTCGGCGGCCACGCGACGGCGAACGTCGTCCACCTCACGCGCGAGCAGGCGGCGACGTTCATGGCCGGCGAGGACCAGGAACACGACTGGGACGGCGACTGGGGCTACCTCGTCGTCACGGCGGACGTCGCGGGGGAACCCGAACCGCTCGGCGTCGGGCTGTACGTCTACGGCGAACTCCGCTCGCAGGTGCCGAAGGGCCGGCGGCGGGACCTGTAG
- a CDS encoding COG1361 S-layer family protein, whose product MRRPRPRGRPVPASAPRLLGLLVVLAAVVLTVVAPPVAGQAEEGTVVGRPSLALSAQDSELRVGERNVLEVLVANDGDIDRGGPAEFVERVTTARNVRLTVAEDRLDEQLARAVDVRTGTVLVGTVGQGVVGPFEVELDVAESLPPGEYEIPVRVTYDYTTFVEYGPGRNPTFGDASRTDVVFLTVVVEDRARFEVTPRPDQSIPAGTTGTVGLSVRNVGGEPARNARVRLSAEDSPLFFGESDSPQDTVTTLVPELGAGETTRVNVPVGTGRDTRPGTYPLVASVEYADRRGVTQQTPATEVAVAVQRRQSFAVAVSDAALQVGQEGSVTGTVRNTGDRRVDEAVLALEAVPAELAPQNVEVPLGALGPGENATFAYTLTVSNRTTAGPRQFGFRVRYRDEAGEQRTSDPLEATVAVAREQTFAVGNLTDDLRVGWTGTLAGTVVNTGDAPVSNATVVLRGSGEGVVPRATEFAVGDLAPGEPAPFEFTVDVSNRTDAGRRPVGFRVRYRDARGNRQASDRIDASVTVGSEQTFAVSDTSQSLRVGQRGTVRGVVTNTGETAVTDAVVVLDTAGTMQAADREFVVGNLAPGERAPFEFTVDVSNRSEAGPRQVSYRVRYRGEDGERRTSERLTAPVGVGPAPAFAVRNLTAALRVGQPGTVSGAVVNTGDAAVDDAVLQFAPGVSAIVPRTGEVALGTLEPGERVPFQFTVDVSNRTAPGTRPATFRVQYSDPADVTRRSDPLQHVLPVSREQTFAVTDVQSALRVGQRGTVSGRVVNTGPGNVSDASVALGASGDLRPTTSEIAVGDLAAGESVPFAFTVVVPNGSDANQRVFPFQVRYRAGFGETVVSDRIDASVGVGAEQTFALANLTDTLRVDWTGTVSGTVVNTGDAPVSGAVVQVAGDSLLRPRAREYAVGDLAPGERVPFEFTVDVPNGTVPGPRLLSFRVRYRAGTQVYVSDPVDGRVTVGPEREPFTVRPVNATVPVDGDSVLTVEVTNVVDEPLTDVRGQLGVAAPFETEDTSAFAGRLAPGESTRLRFDLSATNDAIPKNDSVQLSVSYTDARGDRRVTTPYVVPVTVVQPAASVPIVPTALGLLAVVGAAIWWWRRR is encoded by the coding sequence GTGCGCCGTCCTCGCCCGCGTGGCCGCCCGGTCCCCGCATCCGCCCCGAGACTGCTCGGCCTGCTCGTCGTCCTGGCAGCGGTGGTGCTGACAGTGGTGGCACCGCCGGTCGCCGGCCAGGCCGAGGAGGGGACCGTCGTCGGGCGGCCGTCGCTCGCGCTGTCGGCACAGGACAGCGAACTCCGGGTCGGCGAGCGCAACGTGCTCGAAGTGCTCGTCGCCAACGACGGCGACATCGACCGCGGCGGGCCGGCGGAGTTCGTCGAGCGGGTGACGACCGCCCGGAACGTCCGCCTGACGGTCGCCGAGGACCGCCTGGACGAGCAACTGGCGCGGGCTGTCGACGTGCGGACGGGGACGGTCCTCGTCGGCACTGTCGGCCAGGGCGTCGTCGGCCCCTTCGAGGTGGAACTCGACGTCGCGGAGTCGCTGCCGCCCGGCGAGTACGAGATTCCCGTCCGCGTCACCTACGACTACACTACCTTCGTCGAGTACGGCCCGGGGCGGAACCCGACGTTCGGTGACGCCTCGCGGACCGACGTCGTGTTCCTCACCGTGGTCGTCGAGGACCGGGCGCGCTTCGAGGTGACGCCCCGCCCCGACCAGTCGATACCGGCGGGCACGACGGGGACCGTCGGGCTGTCCGTCCGCAACGTCGGGGGCGAACCGGCGAGAAACGCGCGGGTCCGCCTCTCGGCGGAGGACTCCCCGCTTTTCTTCGGCGAGAGCGACAGCCCGCAGGACACCGTGACGACGCTCGTCCCCGAACTCGGGGCCGGCGAGACCACCCGCGTGAACGTCCCCGTCGGCACCGGCCGCGACACCCGACCCGGGACCTACCCGCTGGTCGCGAGCGTCGAGTACGCGGACAGGAGAGGCGTCACCCAGCAGACGCCGGCGACGGAGGTGGCGGTGGCCGTCCAGCGCCGACAGAGCTTCGCCGTCGCGGTCAGCGACGCCGCGTTGCAGGTCGGCCAGGAGGGCAGCGTCACCGGCACCGTCCGCAACACCGGCGACCGTCGCGTCGACGAGGCCGTCCTCGCACTGGAGGCCGTACCAGCAGAACTCGCCCCCCAGAACGTCGAGGTGCCGCTGGGGGCGCTCGGCCCCGGCGAGAACGCCACCTTCGCGTACACGCTGACGGTCTCGAACCGGACGACAGCGGGACCGCGGCAGTTCGGCTTCCGGGTGCGCTACCGCGACGAGGCCGGCGAGCAGCGGACCAGCGACCCGCTGGAGGCGACCGTCGCCGTCGCGCGCGAGCAGACCTTCGCCGTCGGCAACCTGACGGACGACCTGCGGGTCGGCTGGACCGGGACACTCGCGGGGACGGTCGTCAACACCGGCGACGCGCCCGTCTCGAACGCCACCGTCGTCCTCCGGGGGAGCGGGGAGGGCGTCGTCCCGCGTGCGACCGAGTTCGCCGTCGGCGACCTGGCACCCGGCGAACCGGCCCCCTTCGAGTTCACCGTCGACGTCTCCAACCGGACCGACGCCGGCCGGCGCCCGGTCGGCTTCCGGGTGCGCTACCGCGACGCGCGCGGGAACCGCCAGGCCAGCGACCGCATCGACGCCAGCGTCACCGTCGGGTCCGAGCAGACCTTCGCCGTCTCCGACACCTCGCAGTCGCTCCGGGTCGGCCAGCGCGGGACGGTCCGCGGCGTCGTGACCAACACCGGCGAGACGGCCGTCACCGACGCCGTGGTCGTCCTCGACACGGCGGGAACGATGCAGGCAGCGGACCGCGAGTTCGTGGTCGGTAACCTCGCGCCCGGCGAGCGCGCCCCCTTCGAGTTCACCGTCGACGTCTCCAACCGCAGCGAGGCCGGGCCGCGACAGGTGAGCTACCGGGTGCGCTACCGCGGCGAGGACGGCGAGCGCCGCACCAGCGAGCGTCTCACCGCCCCCGTCGGCGTGGGGCCGGCCCCCGCCTTCGCCGTCCGCAACCTCACCGCGGCGCTCCGGGTTGGCCAGCCCGGCACCGTCTCGGGAGCGGTCGTCAACACCGGCGACGCGGCCGTCGACGACGCAGTCCTCCAGTTCGCGCCGGGCGTGTCGGCAATCGTCCCGCGGACCGGCGAGGTGGCGCTGGGGACGCTCGAACCCGGCGAGCGCGTCCCCTTCCAGTTCACCGTCGACGTCTCCAACCGGACCGCGCCGGGGACGCGGCCGGCCACGTTCCGGGTGCAGTACAGCGACCCCGCGGACGTGACCCGCCGGAGCGACCCGCTCCAGCACGTCCTGCCGGTCAGCCGTGAGCAGACCTTCGCCGTCACCGACGTGCAGAGCGCCCTCCGCGTGGGCCAGCGCGGGACCGTCAGCGGACGGGTCGTCAACACCGGCCCCGGGAACGTCAGCGACGCGTCGGTGGCGCTGGGCGCGAGCGGGGACCTCCGCCCCACGACGTCGGAGATAGCCGTCGGCGACCTCGCCGCCGGCGAGAGCGTCCCCTTCGCGTTCACGGTGGTCGTCCCGAACGGCTCCGACGCGAACCAGCGAGTCTTCCCGTTCCAAGTCCGGTACCGCGCCGGCTTCGGCGAGACGGTCGTGAGCGACCGCATCGACGCCAGCGTCGGCGTCGGGGCCGAACAGACCTTCGCCCTCGCGAACCTCACGGACACCCTCCGGGTCGACTGGACCGGGACCGTCTCCGGGACGGTCGTCAACACCGGCGACGCGCCCGTCTCGGGGGCAGTGGTCCAGGTCGCGGGCGACAGCCTCCTGCGACCCCGGGCGCGGGAGTACGCGGTCGGCGACCTCGCGCCCGGCGAGCGCGTCCCCTTCGAGTTCACCGTCGACGTGCCGAACGGAACGGTGCCCGGCCCGCGGCTGCTCTCCTTTCGCGTCCGGTACCGCGCCGGGACGCAGGTGTACGTGAGCGACCCCGTCGACGGCCGGGTGACCGTCGGTCCCGAGCGCGAGCCATTCACCGTGCGACCGGTCAACGCCACCGTCCCGGTCGACGGCGACAGCGTCCTCACCGTCGAGGTGACGAACGTCGTCGACGAGCCGCTGACCGACGTGCGCGGCCAGCTGGGCGTGGCCGCCCCGTTCGAGACGGAGGATACCTCGGCCTTCGCCGGCCGGCTCGCACCGGGGGAGTCGACGCGGCTACGCTTCGACCTCTCGGCGACCAACGACGCGATTCCGAAAAACGACAGCGTCCAGCTATCGGTCAGCTACACGGACGCCCGCGGCGACCGGCGGGTGACGACGCCCTACGTCGTCCCCGTGACCGTCGTCCAGCCAGCCGCGAGCGTGCCCATCGTCCCCACGGCGCTCGGCCTCCTCGCCGTCGTCGGGGCCGCCATCTGGTGGTGGCGGCGGCGGTGA
- a CDS encoding DUF2270 domain-containing protein, with amino-acid sequence MSDDGATEADSTAEPGPDADVGQGLLDVDMGPSSALAHLYRGEVHRMKLWRERLDQTTNWAVILMAAILTYAFSNQSNPHYVILIGNAAIALFLVVEARRYRAYDVWRSRVRTLQENVWATGLDEGTPMDGEWRHELAEDYRNPALKITAEEAIAHRLRRVYLPMFAILNGAWVVRVTAFGDIPWPESAAVGQIPGLVVTVGVVLLFTGGFLIACRPRDWQARGELRSEDIRDGQPRERRED; translated from the coding sequence ATGAGCGACGACGGGGCCACAGAGGCCGACAGCACCGCGGAGCCCGGGCCGGACGCCGACGTCGGGCAGGGGCTACTCGACGTGGACATGGGGCCCAGCTCCGCGCTGGCACACCTCTACCGCGGCGAGGTCCACCGGATGAAGCTGTGGCGCGAACGGCTGGACCAGACCACCAACTGGGCGGTCATCCTCATGGCCGCCATCCTGACCTACGCCTTCTCGAACCAGTCCAACCCGCACTACGTCATCCTCATCGGGAACGCCGCCATCGCCCTCTTTCTCGTCGTGGAAGCGCGGCGCTACCGCGCCTACGACGTCTGGCGCTCGCGGGTGCGGACGCTCCAGGAGAACGTCTGGGCGACCGGGCTTGACGAGGGCACCCCGATGGACGGGGAGTGGCGACACGAACTCGCCGAGGACTACCGGAACCCGGCGCTGAAGATAACGGCCGAGGAGGCCATCGCACACCGCCTGCGCCGTGTCTACCTCCCGATGTTCGCCATCCTCAACGGCGCGTGGGTCGTCAGGGTGACTGCCTTCGGTGACATCCCCTGGCCCGAGAGCGCCGCCGTCGGCCAGATTCCCGGCCTCGTGGTGACGGTCGGCGTCGTCCTGCTGTTCACCGGCGGGTTCCTCATCGCCTGCCGGCCCCGCGACTGGCAGGCCCGCGGCGAACTCCGCAGCGAGGACATCCGCGACGGCCAGCCCCGCGAGCGCCGCGAGGACTGA
- a CDS encoding RsmB/NOP family class I SAM-dependent RNA methyltransferase: MTVLERYEPLVDDFEAFLAACERPLPAAVRVNTIKTTVERAMRALDEADIAYERADWHPGLFRLPEDQPGANWPYVHGWLHGQEEVSAVPATVLDPAPGERVWDACAAPGSKTTQLAAIMDDAGRVVATDNNIGRISALRSNAERLGVTNVAITHEDARNHSLKPFGVSESHSEARRTQSDTGEGYDRALVDVPCSCEGTIRKNPDTLDEWSLEHVEGIAGAQKGILRRAVQVTRPGGTVVYSTCTFAPEENEEVLDYVLAEEGGFRVVDFDLPLDAVPGVTEWQGREYDGQVANAKRIYPHHNDTGGFFCAKLEVSE, from the coding sequence ATGACCGTACTGGAGCGGTACGAACCGCTCGTCGACGACTTCGAGGCGTTTCTCGCGGCCTGCGAGCGCCCCCTGCCCGCGGCCGTCCGCGTCAACACCATCAAGACGACCGTCGAGCGCGCGATGCGGGCCCTCGACGAGGCGGACATCGCCTACGAGAGGGCCGACTGGCACCCGGGCCTGTTCCGCCTGCCGGAGGACCAGCCCGGTGCGAACTGGCCGTACGTCCACGGCTGGCTCCACGGCCAGGAGGAGGTCTCCGCAGTGCCGGCGACGGTGCTGGACCCTGCCCCCGGCGAGCGCGTCTGGGACGCCTGCGCCGCGCCGGGCAGCAAGACGACCCAGCTCGCGGCCATCATGGACGACGCCGGCCGCGTCGTCGCGACGGACAACAACATCGGGCGCATCTCCGCGCTGCGCTCGAACGCCGAGCGCCTGGGCGTCACCAACGTCGCCATCACCCACGAGGACGCCCGGAACCACTCGCTGAAGCCCTTCGGTGTCTCCGAGTCACACTCGGAGGCTCGTCGGACGCAGTCCGACACTGGGGAGGGGTACGACCGCGCGCTCGTGGACGTGCCCTGCTCCTGCGAGGGGACCATCCGGAAGAACCCCGACACGTTAGACGAGTGGAGCCTCGAACACGTCGAGGGCATCGCCGGCGCGCAGAAGGGCATCCTCCGCCGGGCCGTGCAGGTCACCCGCCCGGGCGGGACCGTCGTCTACTCCACCTGCACGTTCGCTCCGGAGGAGAACGAGGAGGTCCTCGACTACGTCCTCGCCGAGGAGGGCGGCTTCCGCGTCGTCGACTTCGACCTGCCGCTGGACGCCGTGCCCGGCGTCACGGAGTGGCAGGGCCGGGAGTACGACGGCCAGGTCGCCAACGCGAAGCGCATCTACCCGCACCACAACGACACGGGTGGGTTCTTCTGTGCGAAACTGGAGGTGTCCGAATGA